One genomic window of Candidatus Kuenenia stuttgartiensis includes the following:
- a CDS encoding DEAD/DEAH box helicase: MKFSDLELSADILKALDKMGYNEMTPIQEATYPIIFAGHDLCALAETGSGKTAACAIPLIQKVDPSLDAIQGLVIVPTRELCMQYVEEIRKIAAKTDVIPYAVYGGFDRAAQIARVKQTVHILVATPGRLIDLLYEGILSFARIKCVILDEADELLKVGFLEDIEFILSCIRHKHQTLLFSATMPDDIKKLTQDCLHEPQYISLVTKRSAPESIEHYFSYVNPKQKHEELVKYLKGEEVNQALIFCNARHMVDSLFRLLRKDFHDIEYMHAGLAQDKRSSIIRRFRSQKIRYLIASDVAGRGLDFSHVSHVINWDMPRDGEQYTHRTGRAGRMGRKGIAFTLVAKKDLSLLSKVISSRKISPCWIGKNPFNEEARSRQRIPRKKINTPSPAPLQDRKIPEKESEGQG, encoded by the coding sequence ATGAAATTCAGCGACCTTGAGCTTTCTGCAGACATCCTCAAAGCCCTCGATAAAATGGGATATAATGAAATGACTCCCATCCAGGAGGCGACTTACCCTATAATCTTCGCAGGCCATGATTTATGTGCCCTGGCAGAGACTGGGTCGGGAAAGACGGCAGCCTGCGCCATCCCACTTATTCAAAAAGTTGATCCCTCCCTCGACGCCATTCAGGGACTTGTGATTGTTCCGACTCGTGAATTGTGTATGCAGTATGTGGAGGAGATCAGGAAAATAGCGGCAAAAACGGACGTTATCCCTTATGCCGTTTATGGCGGATTTGATAGGGCGGCACAGATAGCCAGAGTAAAACAGACAGTGCATATTTTAGTGGCAACCCCAGGACGGCTCATAGATCTTTTGTACGAAGGGATACTTTCATTTGCACGGATAAAATGTGTTATCCTTGATGAGGCGGACGAGCTGCTAAAGGTAGGATTCCTTGAGGATATCGAATTCATTTTGTCATGTATACGGCACAAACATCAAACACTGCTTTTTTCCGCAACGATGCCCGATGATATAAAAAAACTTACACAAGACTGTTTGCATGAACCCCAGTATATATCGCTTGTTACAAAGAGATCTGCACCGGAAAGCATTGAACATTATTTTTCTTATGTCAACCCGAAACAAAAGCATGAAGAACTCGTTAAATATCTCAAGGGCGAGGAGGTGAACCAGGCGCTTATCTTCTGTAATGCACGGCACATGGTTGACTCTCTGTTTCGGCTGCTTAGGAAAGATTTTCATGATATTGAGTATATGCACGCCGGACTCGCACAGGACAAGCGTTCATCAATTATTCGCAGATTTAGAAGCCAAAAAATCCGCTACCTTATTGCGAGCGACGTTGCGGGAAGGGGGCTTGACTTTTCTCATGTATCGCATGTGATTAATTGGGATATGCCAAGAGATGGTGAGCAATATACGCATCGTACAGGACGTGCAGGCCGTATGGGAAGGAAGGGAATAGCCTTTACCCTGGTTGCAAAAAAGGACCTTTCGCTCCTCAGTAAAGTTATTTCCAGCAGGAAAATCTCTCCCTGTTGGATAGGAAAAAACCCTTTTAATGAAGAAGCCAGATCACGCCAACGAATACCCCGAAAGAAAATAAATACCCCTTCACCTGCGCCATTGCAAGACAGGAAAATACCAGAAAAGGAAAGCGAAGGGCAAGGATAA
- a CDS encoding TolC family protein: MLNMKYEKMFILILLFFTQFVLISRTGSCDTSPSKTKEEVGADKPKEKPAGTLNIQWLINEAMEHNPEIIAVRQRLNASASRISQAKSLEDPMFRAGSFNMSNQPLNINGQTSMLQQRYAVTQKIPFPGKLAMRGKIATQESKMAEEDLLAKVQEITALVKTAFYDLFYVNRAIAITEENRELLRKFSKIAETKYAVGKTSQRDVLSAQVELSTLTNELIVLNKEKESVVAMMNVLLDRHPQHPLGDPPLIEIHNLDVTLEGLENLASNNRPELKKYDHAIKRDEAQLKLSRKDYYFMDFEPMVEYMQNDGNPDAWASSITINIPWLWPKNRARVEEANEALSASRSEHRYINNKTLFEVKDYFVRLQSSKSTVNLFKTGVIPQAEQALKAAQIGYEADIIDFLSLIDSQRVLLDSQLQYYKSVVDYETNLANLERAVGIQLSQ; the protein is encoded by the coding sequence ATGTTAAATATGAAATACGAAAAGATGTTCATACTCATTTTACTTTTTTTCACCCAATTTGTCCTGATTTCACGAACCGGGAGTTGTGATACTTCCCCATCAAAGACAAAAGAAGAAGTGGGCGCTGACAAACCTAAAGAAAAGCCTGCCGGTACGTTAAACATACAGTGGCTAATTAATGAGGCGATGGAACATAATCCTGAGATTATTGCTGTGCGTCAGCGGTTAAATGCTTCCGCGTCGAGAATTTCTCAGGCGAAATCACTCGAAGACCCCATGTTTCGGGCAGGTTCTTTTAATATGTCCAACCAACCTCTCAACATTAACGGCCAAACCAGCATGCTGCAACAGCGGTACGCCGTGACTCAGAAAATTCCATTTCCCGGTAAACTTGCCATGAGAGGGAAGATAGCAACTCAGGAATCTAAAATGGCGGAAGAAGATCTGTTGGCAAAGGTGCAGGAAATTACCGCCCTGGTAAAAACCGCCTTTTATGATCTGTTTTACGTAAACCGCGCTATTGCAATTACGGAAGAGAACAGGGAGCTGCTTCGTAAATTTTCAAAAATCGCGGAAACAAAATACGCCGTTGGCAAAACATCGCAAAGGGATGTGCTTTCTGCACAGGTAGAGTTGTCAACACTTACGAATGAACTTATTGTTTTGAACAAGGAAAAAGAGTCGGTTGTTGCCATGATGAATGTTTTACTTGACAGGCATCCGCAGCATCCATTGGGCGATCCCCCTCTTATTGAGATACATAATTTGGATGTAACGTTAGAAGGGTTGGAAAACCTTGCTTCAAACAACAGGCCTGAACTAAAGAAATATGACCACGCAATCAAAAGGGATGAGGCACAGCTAAAACTTTCAAGAAAAGACTATTACTTTATGGACTTTGAACCTATGGTTGAATATATGCAGAATGACGGAAACCCGGATGCGTGGGCGTCTTCTATTACGATTAATATACCATGGTTATGGCCGAAGAACCGCGCCAGGGTGGAGGAAGCAAATGAGGCTCTTTCTGCCTCCAGATCAGAGCACCGGTATATTAATAATAAGACGCTTTTCGAAGTAAAAGATTATTTCGTCAGATTACAATCATCGAAAAGCACGGTAAATCTTTTCAAAACTGGCGTTATTCCCCAGGCGGAACAAGCGCTTAAAGCGGCGCAAATCGGCTATGAAGCGGATATCATCGATTTTCTCAGCCTGATTGACAGTCAGCGAGTGCTTTTAGATTCACAGCTTCAGTATTATAAATCGGTAGTTGATTATGAAACAAATCTGGCAAATCTTGAAAGGGCAGTGGGGATACAACTATCGCAGTGA
- the lpxB gene encoding lipid-A-disaccharide synthase has translation MNNYKIFISAGESSGDIHGANLMRSLLKKNPNITFYGLGKERMNEAGLHCLCDMKTKSLMWLHALTELSAFLRMKKDCVRFFQHETPCAVILIDYCGFNFQLARAAKKLKIPVIYYITPQLWAHGPWRIKKLRKLVDFLIVIYPFEKSFYETSGLPVTYVGHPLFDELDRERRINNHLSMEEKQVGEYIVSLLPGSRKQEIIRLLPLLLRAAKQIKQTIPSIKILVSCTSEQYFSLIRLIVEASHLPAEIIVGCVRKIIQSSDICLAGSGTVTLQIAYYHTPMLIVYKISPFAYFIARPFLTTPYIGLVNILANKMIVPETLMCSNNYSRLANQAIELLRNNQKRHLCIENLRSLMDDIGKPGASERAAEEIFRFLRQETQPVIVKSETNSNDKMI, from the coding sequence ATGAACAATTATAAGATATTTATCAGCGCGGGAGAATCCTCCGGGGATATCCACGGAGCAAATCTGATGCGCAGCCTCCTTAAGAAAAATCCCAATATCACCTTTTATGGTTTGGGGAAAGAACGTATGAATGAAGCGGGCCTGCATTGTCTTTGCGATATGAAAACAAAATCACTCATGTGGCTTCACGCCTTGACAGAATTATCCGCTTTTTTGCGCATGAAAAAAGATTGCGTTCGCTTTTTTCAACATGAAACCCCTTGCGCCGTCATCTTAATTGATTATTGCGGTTTCAATTTCCAGCTTGCGAGGGCAGCAAAAAAATTAAAAATACCGGTAATTTATTACATTACTCCACAATTATGGGCGCACGGGCCATGGCGAATAAAAAAACTAAGGAAACTGGTCGACTTCTTAATCGTCATCTATCCATTTGAAAAATCTTTTTATGAAACTTCCGGACTGCCGGTCACGTATGTTGGACACCCATTGTTTGATGAATTAGACAGGGAACGACGCATCAATAATCACCTTTCGATGGAAGAAAAACAAGTGGGGGAGTACATCGTTTCCCTGCTTCCCGGAAGCAGAAAACAGGAAATTATCCGACTGCTGCCGCTATTGCTCCGGGCAGCAAAACAAATAAAACAGACCATCCCTTCCATAAAAATCCTCGTTTCCTGTACCAGCGAACAGTATTTCTCTCTTATTCGTTTAATAGTAGAAGCATCTCATCTTCCCGCCGAAATTATCGTTGGCTGTGTTCGCAAGATAATTCAGTCTTCCGATATCTGCCTTGCCGGCTCTGGAACTGTTACACTGCAAATTGCCTATTACCATACACCAATGCTTATTGTTTATAAAATTTCACCATTCGCTTATTTTATTGCCAGGCCGTTCCTTACCACCCCTTATATCGGACTGGTAAACATATTGGCAAACAAGATGATTGTTCCGGAAACGCTCATGTGCAGTAACAATTATTCCAGGCTGGCCAATCAGGCAATAGAATTGCTCAGGAATAACCAAAAAAGACACCTGTGTATTGAAAACCTACGCTCACTCATGGATGATATAGGAAAACCAGGAGCATCTGAACGTGCGGCGGAAGAAATATTCCGTTTTCTCAGGCAGGAAACACAGCCTGTAATTGTGAAATCCGAAACAAATTCTAATGACAAAATGATCTGA
- a CDS encoding M56 family metallopeptidase, with product MENKGGENVSNNQQKNADKCFALFLLINSIIASAFVAGILVSVNSYIKGIFNTYHSATCCGSICLNCLFSFYTLCLLFYFLCMGIYFVGVGRAFYKAFLLFTINRSLFRSLGLTDIKEYPIGDDTLNTLPCKNSPIFVSGQKIFNAFTFGIFRPKICLSAGLFSYLTPKELQSVVLHEFHHLKHRDPLRFAIMQIFCALHFFLPVNNYLVRLYKMHSEKAADDAALRLMNEPLALASALVKMSGYNTKHMTQIAIASFSNEQQAFEERISRLVEPKVSSFSKGGLFAMPCYLSVVSVFFSGILFSSVYFHTHLLTSEAGCKEGNCHMVTCKE from the coding sequence ATGGAAAATAAAGGGGGAGAGAACGTTTCTAATAATCAGCAAAAGAATGCTGATAAGTGTTTTGCTCTTTTTTTGTTGATAAACAGCATCATTGCCTCTGCTTTTGTTGCCGGCATTCTGGTGAGTGTTAACAGCTATATAAAAGGGATTTTTAACACGTACCACTCTGCAACTTGTTGTGGAAGTATTTGTCTGAATTGCCTTTTCAGCTTTTATACGCTGTGTCTGTTGTTTTATTTTCTTTGTATGGGTATTTATTTCGTTGGCGTCGGCAGGGCTTTTTATAAGGCGTTTTTACTCTTTACTATAAACCGCAGTCTGTTTCGTTCTCTTGGTTTGACGGACATAAAAGAGTATCCGATTGGGGATGATACATTAAATACACTGCCATGTAAAAACTCCCCGATATTTGTATCCGGGCAGAAAATATTCAATGCCTTTACCTTTGGCATATTTCGCCCCAAAATATGTTTGTCTGCCGGCCTTTTTTCTTATCTGACCCCAAAAGAGCTACAGTCGGTGGTTCTTCACGAATTTCATCATCTGAAACACAGGGACCCGTTACGATTTGCGATAATGCAGATATTCTGTGCGCTTCATTTCTTTCTGCCGGTTAATAATTATCTTGTGCGGTTGTATAAAATGCACTCTGAGAAGGCTGCGGACGATGCTGCTTTGCGGCTTATGAATGAACCACTTGCATTGGCAAGCGCCCTTGTCAAAATGTCCGGATACAATACAAAGCATATGACGCAAATAGCGATAGCCTCATTTTCGAATGAACAGCAGGCATTTGAAGAGCGTATAAGCCGTTTGGTAGAACCAAAAGTATCATCATTCAGCAAAGGCGGATTATTTGCGATGCCTTGCTATCTAAGCGTCGTATCGGTTTTTTTCTCAGGGATACTTTTTTCGTCCGTCTATTTTCATACACATCTGTTAACCAGCGAAGCCGGGTGCAAAGAAGGTAATTGTCATATGGTTACGTGTAAAGAGTGA
- a CDS encoding BlaI/MecI/CopY family transcriptional regulator: MKFNFNPFRKGLNQVLGKLEEDIMNALWMKGEGSVKDILESFPQERSVSYSTVITVTNRMTKKGLLTRRREKKAFLYKPLYSKEQFYEMVSKAVVEGISGLSLKAAMVHFVECMSQLNPDKMEYFSQLIESKKQSLKKEQINGK; encoded by the coding sequence TTGAAATTTAATTTTAATCCTTTCAGGAAAGGGCTGAATCAGGTACTGGGGAAACTGGAAGAAGATATTATGAATGCATTGTGGATGAAGGGTGAGGGCAGCGTGAAGGATATCCTGGAATCGTTTCCTCAGGAGAGGAGTGTTTCTTATTCGACCGTGATTACTGTCACCAACCGGATGACGAAAAAGGGGCTTTTGACCAGAAGAAGGGAAAAGAAGGCCTTCCTGTATAAACCTTTGTATAGTAAGGAACAGTTTTATGAGATGGTGTCGAAGGCTGTTGTTGAGGGGATTTCAGGTCTGTCGCTAAAAGCCGCAATGGTTCATTTTGTTGAATGCATGTCGCAGTTAAATCCGGACAAGATGGAATATTTTTCGCAACTCATAGAATCCAAGAAACAATCGCTTAAGAAAGAGCAAATCAATGGAAAATAA